agggggggggggttcaattatggcggtagagtttttgttattgtgtgtttgttttcgtacataatttgcagatggtcccgagttgctcgcgtcatagcatgtttacatataagcctatgctatttgacgttgtcaacgtctggaccataccttatgtcgatattactttcttcgcgagcgagcgaagcgagggagcgcttgagaaaattatgtacacattatcctacaagatagaatactgttcagctctgttacctgtctgaaggcgggcgtacgaacgtcatgcactatatgccaaaattgatacaatcacactgttctgcttccttcattttttcccctcaaatttcgggggggggggggatgattgtacaggccatccccccccccctcctccatttcagggggggggggatatatccccccatccccccgggatttacgcccatgatttgTATATAAGTGCACAAACTGCACTATTAACGGTGGAGGGAAATTGATCTCACACACGTACCACTTGACAGGTAAGCCGAAACCTAGAACAGAGTGAGTGTGACGTGATCAAAACCGAACTGAGCTCATAGACTCTTTCATGGACTCCTACTAATAGCATGGAGAAGACGTGGTGCAGATAATCAGATTGATTGAAAAGCGCCaataaacaccaccaccaacccAACCAACCAACCTTCAACTCGATCCTGCTGAGTTTCGGGCGGGAGACAGCGCCATTGGAGAACTCCAAGTAATCTGTTTTGAGGTTGCCCTAGCTCTGTCAAAGTACATAATTATCTCGCCAAACAAGCAGTTCTCAAAAGGGCCCAAAATACATCCTCCACcgtttggaatttgcttgcatgTTTATAGTGAAGACGGCGCTTCATGCCCGTATTGCATTGCAAGGAGAAATAAGTGCCCTGTACACTCACGACGAACTTTGTACGCTGCACAGTGAATTTCCGCGTATCGTATTACATTGTAACAAGCTCCAGTTTGGACTTTGCACAAGGCCATGCACGGATGACCTCTGTTCGCACGACACATCGCTACAATAAAGCAGAAATTACAATGGACGACTTTCTTAACATAAATGTCGGCGGAACGATGTACACCGCGTCCAGGGCTACTCTTTGCCGTTATCCTGATTCAATGCTTGGTTCAATGTTCAGCGACCGACTGCCGTCCACTCGAGATGAAAAGGGGAATTACCTAATCGATGGGGACGGTCCCTTGTTCAGACATGTCCTCAACTTTCTTCGCAGGTCAGTCTTAGTTCTTCCGGAAGACTTCAAAGAACTGGACATGCTTGCGCAGGAGGCTGACTATTACCAGATTAATGAATTGATTGGCGCCGTCAACCAAGTCAGAAGGCTCAGAAATAAGAAGGAAGAGGCAGAAAAGAGACAAGAATTTCTTGAGTTGCAGTTCACACCTGACGGAGGAAGGGGCCATTCGTGGTTAATATTTGGGAGCTGGGATGTTTTGCATAAGATCCCTGTCGTTAATGAAAGGTTCATATATACTTGGCAGCAATTCAACAGCGAGCTTGatggtgtttttatttcttcgtATGTTCGCGAGGTGCAGCCATTGAATCGCATTAAACTCTATGAGCAAATAACACAGCTTGGTTTTAGGCTTTTATCTCTATCGTCCAGAGGAGCCGACACCAACTATAATACGCATATTGTAGACAGGATGATTTTTGCTAGAGATGCAAAGACAACGTCTGGTAGGCCAACAGATCCCTAGGCAAAATAGCAGCAGTTTACTATTCAAACAAAAGTAAGCAGTGATCAGTTAGGCAATTAGTCCAGAGACTGTACAATTATAGAGTCTACTTGTGATTTATAAGACCTAACAATGTTCTAATACTACTAATGATAAATGTAGTTTTAGTTGTGGACAAGCCCATTTTACTACAACACACGTTTCCCATATAGCAGACACCTGTGTGAGTGTACTCGAGactagggcctacatgtatatgtctTCGCAGATGGTTAAGATTAGTTTGTGATCCTATTCCGTGACTTACGTCTTGCCTCATCTTGCAATATTAGGAAAGCCAAAGCAGTATGTCCAATTCTACTATTTCTATCTCTAGCTGACTTCTGCTCAAAGTGGAAAACATGAGCAGTATTTCTTCGATCATGCATGTCCATGACGCAAAAGCTAGTCAGACTTAGAACAACTGCAATGATCTCTCGATTATTCATAGAGAGCGCATGCTTCTTATATACTCCAGTGCAAGTTTGGGAAATGGCTGGTATAACACAGAGGTGAAAAGTCACCCCTTACACATTCTTTATACATACCATACAAATGTCATATACACACACTGTTTATTATGTTCTTTATTTAGAGGATTTATGAATGTAGCCAATCAGAAGCGTTGACATGAGACACGAGTgcactctttattttcttaccaacatatgtacaaaaagtgtgcaaaaagaaaacaaaacaaaaaaaaaaacttgacagctatacacagcccagtcgctgtaaaatacagcgactgggctggcTGTGTATAAAATGTTGCTTGACAGCATGGCGTGTTACTGTATCCTATATTCTGTACTACCGAATAACATAACTGCACACTCACTGATGTTACAATTCGTACTTTAGCAGTGTGCACTCAATCAGTACTAGAAATACAAACGTGCTCTCAATTACTATTGaaaacttgacttctacattcTCGTAGGAGTGCTTCAAACGAACAAGTTCGGACATTTTTGGTTTTGGGCAACTTCTACAGTACATATAGCTCTAAGCTGACTGGTATTCGCCCATAAAGGTACATGAAGAATGCCGTTCATTTAAAAGACCcactttataaaacaaataattcaaacATGATAAAGGTTTTAGTTCGTTCGTGGAAGTGCAGCTCACTCTAGGTGGGATTCACAATGTCGGATGGAGGGTGTAGACTGTCTCCGAGCTCCCACACTTACACTTGGGGAATATTGCATTatcagaactgaaattcaactaCCTGATGCACACTTTGGGGTATAgatcttatgaaaaaaaaacaatcaaaacataagaaaaattgatattcaagGACATTGTGAATGACTAATTTCATTATCTTTCATCTCTTTTCCGCGTGTGTGTCTTCACTGGATACGTATAAGTCTATGGAGATGCAGGACAGAAGGGGGAGGGCGTGGGAGTGGGTATCCCCCTCGTAGACATGAGAGAGCTTTTGCACTTTTAgaactaaaataaaacaaattggtcctgatatacatgtaaaagatgggacccacttTCTAGTCGGACCTCTTTGCtataccttgtttttggatatctcagccgtttaaaaccgattttcatctaataaacttttaattcctctcaTGTGaagtgtatgctctttaatagtGTATTTCATATGAATAGTAAAC
The Diadema setosum chromosome 21, eeDiaSeto1, whole genome shotgun sequence DNA segment above includes these coding regions:
- the LOC140244850 gene encoding BTB/POZ domain-containing protein kctd15-like yields the protein MDDFLNINVGGTMYTASRATLCRYPDSMLGSMFSDRLPSTRDEKGNYLIDGDGPLFRHVLNFLRRSVLVLPEDFKELDMLAQEADYYQINELIGAVNQVRRLRNKKEEAEKRQEFLELQFTPDGGRGHSWLIFGSWDVLHKIPVVNERFIYTWQQFNSELDGVFISSYVREVQPLNRIKLYEQITQLGFRLLSLSSRGADTNYNTHIVDRMIFARDAKTTSGRPTDP